The following are encoded in a window of Vibrio sp. SCSIO 43136 genomic DNA:
- a CDS encoding methyl-accepting chemotaxis protein codes for MTHISLARRLVLSTSFVAFLVLAAFSWFSVEKVTELVENQTQNGLAAQVSEKAEMTLGYITRYQSLADAFLASSEVRDYARDRARQTNQYWNESEFSDVASFVERLNNSDDNLYSAFFAVGDTGEYFDKSGRYYDPSVNLKERPWWQTSTQLQKPWVTTAVDIRTGAVNAALYVPVYEQGKLLMIGGTDIKIDALSRTILNDTRYQGQGTPFLFDDQGNVLLFFGKEASELENLSLSTLDSGSNHGFAKLLNIRPSSETQFSSVTFNGVEQIIAVKTIEQDKPQMKWRLALMVPKSVIDDPVQEEMFNSILGAVFGIVVLGVAISATCRTNLRPLNRIVEALKNISEGEGDLTQRLDESRNDEIGQVAKAFNKFVIQIQDIIKESRSLADQAEASCGQMGNIISDTDTAVQTQKNELDQVATAATEMVHAVQEISINAENSRSSATSAEELVAQGHQVVDQAVNHVETLSHDIETAEGLVNSLRQDADQIGSVLSVIGDIADQTNLLALNAAIEAARAGEYGRGFAVVADEVRSLASKTQESTISIREIIEKLQSNTVEVQQVMNQNRIQADETVEQARNVSQLLGQMNDAVSGIQVQTEQIACATSEQTEVVQEITRNVNRINDLADETAVLMGEAVTSTNGLKSDNTQLQTSIGHFKV; via the coding sequence ATGACCCATATATCTTTAGCAAGAAGGCTGGTATTAAGTACCAGTTTTGTCGCCTTTCTTGTCCTTGCCGCTTTTTCATGGTTTAGTGTCGAAAAAGTTACCGAACTTGTCGAAAATCAAACTCAAAATGGCCTTGCTGCACAAGTTAGCGAAAAGGCTGAAATGACACTTGGCTACATTACTCGCTACCAATCTCTTGCCGACGCTTTTCTTGCGAGCAGTGAAGTCCGTGACTACGCACGCGACCGAGCGCGACAAACCAACCAATACTGGAATGAGAGCGAGTTCAGTGATGTGGCCTCATTTGTTGAGCGCCTAAACAACAGTGACGATAACCTCTATAGCGCATTTTTTGCTGTTGGTGACACAGGGGAGTATTTTGACAAATCTGGCCGATACTATGACCCTTCGGTTAATTTGAAAGAGCGCCCTTGGTGGCAAACTTCAACTCAATTACAAAAACCTTGGGTAACCACTGCGGTAGATATCCGTACCGGAGCGGTCAATGCGGCGCTATACGTACCTGTGTATGAGCAAGGCAAATTATTGATGATCGGTGGTACAGACATCAAGATCGATGCGCTAAGCCGAACCATCTTAAATGACACTCGCTACCAAGGTCAGGGAACCCCTTTCTTATTTGATGACCAAGGCAATGTACTGTTGTTCTTTGGCAAAGAGGCAAGTGAGCTGGAAAACCTATCACTAAGCACTCTTGATAGCGGCAGCAATCACGGCTTTGCTAAGTTATTAAACATCAGACCTTCAAGCGAGACTCAGTTTTCAAGCGTTACCTTCAATGGTGTAGAACAAATCATCGCGGTGAAAACCATTGAACAGGACAAACCGCAAATGAAGTGGCGTCTTGCGTTAATGGTGCCTAAGAGTGTGATTGATGATCCCGTGCAAGAAGAGATGTTCAACTCAATTTTAGGTGCGGTTTTCGGTATCGTGGTGCTTGGCGTCGCCATCAGCGCAACTTGTCGTACTAATCTGCGTCCGTTAAACCGTATCGTTGAAGCATTGAAGAACATTTCTGAAGGTGAAGGCGATCTTACTCAACGCTTGGATGAATCTCGCAACGATGAGATTGGCCAAGTGGCCAAAGCGTTCAACAAGTTTGTCATCCAGATCCAAGACATTATCAAAGAGAGCCGTAGCTTGGCCGATCAAGCTGAAGCAAGCTGCGGTCAGATGGGCAACATCATCAGTGATACTGACACTGCGGTCCAAACACAGAAGAACGAGCTTGACCAAGTTGCAACCGCAGCGACAGAGATGGTCCACGCAGTTCAAGAGATTTCGATCAACGCTGAGAACAGCCGTTCGTCAGCAACCAGTGCCGAAGAGCTTGTTGCCCAAGGCCACCAAGTTGTTGACCAAGCAGTAAATCACGTAGAGACGCTGTCGCATGACATTGAAACAGCAGAAGGTCTGGTGAACAGCCTACGCCAAGATGCCGATCAAATTGGCTCCGTACTTAGTGTGATTGGTGACATCGCAGACCAAACCAATCTACTGGCACTTAATGCAGCGATTGAAGCGGCGCGCGCTGGTGAATACGGCCGAGGCTTTGCCGTCGTAGCAGACGAAGTTCGCAGCCTAGCAAGTAAGACACAAGAGTCGACTATCAGCATTCGAGAGATCATTGAAAAGCTTCAAAGCAATACTGTTGAGGTTCAGCAAGTGATGAACCAAAACCGTATCCAAGCAGATGAGACGGTTGAACAAGCTCGAAATGTCTCACAACTGTTGGGACAGATGAATGATGCAGTGTCTGGCATTCAAGTGCAGACAGAGCAAATCGCTTGTGCGACTTCTGAGCAAACTGAAGTGGTGCAAGAGATCACTCGTAATGTGAATCGCATCAATGACCTTGCAGATGAGACTGCTGTTTTGATGGGTGAAGCAGTGACCAGCACTAATGGTTTGAAGAGTGATAACACCCAGCTTCAAACGTCTATTGGTCACTTCAAAGTATAA
- a CDS encoding HAD family phosphatase, translating to MEEKLTQYQAYLFDMDGTLVDSEPLKGKALALACEAYGASVDYHCYKQVMGESWAVVTGHFFTQAGINPDLKEFNQHFRHHYEQLLSQQLTVHKGAEEYLCQLRQNGKRSALVSSAAGWMVETILKSLQLEHCFEVVITQEDVTKHKPDPEAYLLALERMKLSPAQAIIFEDSYAGICAARDSGCEVVAIKHQFNPQNDLSSALLAIDDYCDLLV from the coding sequence ATGGAAGAAAAACTTACCCAGTATCAAGCCTATCTATTTGATATGGATGGTACGCTGGTGGATTCAGAACCTTTGAAAGGTAAAGCTTTGGCGCTGGCTTGTGAAGCATACGGTGCATCAGTGGATTATCACTGTTACAAACAGGTAATGGGGGAGAGTTGGGCTGTGGTTACAGGCCATTTCTTTACTCAAGCAGGTATCAATCCGGATTTAAAAGAGTTTAACCAACATTTTCGTCATCACTATGAGCAGTTGTTGTCACAGCAGCTAACCGTACATAAAGGCGCTGAAGAGTACCTATGCCAGTTAAGGCAGAATGGAAAACGTAGTGCACTGGTCAGCTCTGCCGCAGGTTGGATGGTTGAAACCATTCTTAAATCACTCCAACTAGAGCACTGTTTTGAAGTGGTGATCACGCAAGAAGATGTCACAAAACATAAACCTGATCCTGAAGCCTATTTGCTGGCGTTAGAAAGAATGAAGCTCTCTCCAGCACAGGCAATAATATTTGAAGACTCATATGCTGGTATCTGCGCTGCAAGGGACAGCGGTTGTGAAGTTGTGGCAATCAAACATCAATTTAATCCTCAAAACGACCTATCGTCAGCTTTGTTAGCCATTGATGATTATTGCGATTTACTTGTTTAG
- a CDS encoding GNAT family N-acetyltransferase, with product MDKQARNAFRRYFEFNNLRTLSTSAPSQLTVRSTPSYTLYSDPTRRYDNQITVHTGISLEILGSAISQYRTELAPQINFEQSEPSAEMAQYLAHLGYQQVFEHEFLSLSVKKQVSAQTHMRIERWGNEKADDFLALLNASGVVCSPQVWQAKKHLYCSDSFRCFVAFSEGQAIAWATSYVDGHSVTLANAYTLEERRGLGAQTQLLVARLNDAYQLGVTTAYTDVERGSISARNCEKLGFMRYQLNYVWERT from the coding sequence ATGGATAAGCAAGCACGCAATGCGTTTCGACGCTATTTCGAATTTAATAACCTAAGAACACTATCAACATCTGCACCGAGTCAACTCACGGTACGTTCAACACCGAGTTACACTTTGTACTCAGATCCGACTCGACGATACGATAACCAAATAACGGTTCACACTGGCATCTCACTTGAAATCTTAGGTAGTGCGATAAGTCAATATCGCACAGAACTCGCCCCTCAAATCAATTTTGAACAGAGTGAACCTAGCGCCGAAATGGCTCAGTACTTGGCGCATTTGGGGTACCAGCAAGTATTTGAACATGAGTTTCTTTCTTTGTCGGTCAAGAAACAGGTATCGGCTCAAACACATATGCGGATAGAGCGTTGGGGCAACGAAAAAGCAGATGATTTTCTGGCCTTGCTCAACGCCTCGGGCGTTGTTTGTTCACCACAAGTTTGGCAAGCAAAAAAGCACTTATACTGCAGCGATAGCTTTCGCTGTTTTGTCGCATTTAGTGAGGGACAAGCGATCGCATGGGCGACTTCTTACGTAGATGGTCATAGTGTCACGTTAGCTAATGCATACACATTGGAAGAGCGCAGAGGCCTTGGGGCGCAAACCCAGTTGCTAGTGGCCCGGTTAAATGATGCCTATCAATTAGGTGTGACCACAGCCTACACTGACGTTGAGCGTGGAAGTATCAGTGCTCGAAACTGTGAAAAGCTAGGATTTATGCGCTACCAACTAAATTACGTGTGGGAGCGCACTTAG
- a CDS encoding ATP-binding protein yields MAISTLPATKLYKAADLDNLPCKSTKELAPIDEIVGQERAQKAVEFAMSIKEKGYNIYAIGRNGLGKRTMILRYLNRHPVNNVALSDWCYVANFEDIRTPKVLKLPVGVGTKLSKDIEKLMTKLVKAMPLAFDNEIYFSRAEKLKSQLSTKQQKELDQISKYAKERGVSLTITNQGDYQFVAMNGEEMHTEESFDELTRKEQEAFNNTIDELEVSLRTMVRQLTEWEDAFTEKIAKLNSEVTLDVISHFIKALKEEYADYPEVKQYLIDLQQDIIDNVDIFLEEGNEQGEIASASLDKKLPRRYKINVLVSHNDEQLPVVVEDNPNYHTLFGYVETATFKGTVFTDFSLIRPGSLHKANGGVLLMDAIKVLEQPYVWDGLKRALRSRQLSLTALEKELTLSGAVSLDPQPIPLDVKIILFGDYRTYQLLQHYDPEFAELFRVTADFEDEMPRTNEAELHYARFISSIVHDNGMLHCDKKAIGRIIEHSSRRAGDCSKLSLHSAHIANLLRESNYVASAANSNLIRVSHVEQALANQEMRVGRLKDGVMESYSNGTTLIKTEGESVGTVNALSVLSTNEYMFGAPNRITASTSYGDGDVIDIERNVDLGGSIHSKGVLILSAYLASVFGRTARVPLTTHITFEQSYGGVDGDSATMAEVCAIVSAFSRLPNRQDIAITGSMNQFGEAQPIGGVNEKIEGFFDVCAIKGRNNQQGVVIPKSNVHNLMLRQDIVKAVEKGEFHIWAIEHVSEAIELFTGKTVGEPELDGSYPVDSVFGIAQAKLNALKS; encoded by the coding sequence ATGGCAATTTCAACATTACCGGCAACCAAGTTATACAAAGCAGCAGATCTTGATAATCTGCCCTGCAAATCGACTAAAGAACTTGCGCCGATAGATGAAATCGTTGGACAAGAGCGAGCGCAAAAAGCGGTCGAGTTCGCGATGTCGATTAAAGAGAAAGGTTACAACATCTACGCTATTGGCCGTAATGGCCTTGGAAAGCGCACCATGATTTTGCGCTATTTGAACCGCCACCCAGTTAATAATGTGGCATTGAGTGATTGGTGTTATGTAGCCAACTTCGAAGATATTCGTACGCCTAAGGTTCTTAAACTCCCGGTTGGTGTCGGTACCAAGCTGAGCAAAGACATAGAAAAATTGATGACCAAATTGGTCAAAGCAATGCCGCTGGCTTTTGATAATGAAATCTACTTTAGCCGAGCTGAGAAACTGAAAAGTCAGCTCTCTACTAAGCAGCAAAAAGAGCTCGATCAGATCAGCAAATACGCCAAAGAGCGTGGTGTAAGTCTGACCATAACCAATCAAGGCGACTACCAGTTTGTCGCAATGAATGGTGAGGAGATGCACACTGAAGAGAGCTTTGACGAACTGACTCGTAAAGAGCAAGAAGCTTTTAATAACACCATCGATGAGTTGGAAGTCTCCTTGCGAACCATGGTTCGCCAGCTTACCGAGTGGGAAGATGCGTTTACGGAAAAAATTGCGAAGTTAAACAGCGAAGTCACACTGGATGTGATCAGTCACTTCATCAAGGCATTGAAGGAAGAGTATGCCGATTACCCAGAAGTAAAACAGTACCTGATTGACCTCCAGCAAGACATTATTGATAACGTCGATATTTTCCTTGAAGAAGGAAACGAGCAAGGTGAAATTGCCTCGGCGTCACTCGATAAAAAACTGCCACGTCGATATAAGATCAATGTGCTAGTGAGTCACAATGATGAGCAGTTGCCTGTCGTGGTGGAAGATAACCCTAACTACCACACCTTATTTGGCTACGTTGAAACCGCAACCTTTAAAGGTACAGTGTTTACTGATTTCTCGCTGATCCGCCCGGGTAGTTTGCACAAAGCCAATGGTGGTGTGTTACTTATGGATGCGATCAAAGTGCTTGAGCAACCGTATGTCTGGGATGGACTAAAACGTGCACTTCGTTCACGCCAACTCAGCTTGACGGCGCTGGAAAAAGAGTTGACCTTAAGTGGTGCGGTCTCCCTTGACCCACAGCCCATTCCACTGGATGTAAAAATCATCTTGTTTGGTGACTATCGTACCTACCAACTATTGCAACATTACGATCCAGAGTTTGCCGAGCTATTTAGAGTGACAGCCGACTTCGAAGATGAAATGCCAAGAACCAATGAGGCTGAGCTGCATTATGCTCGCTTTATTTCTAGCATCGTTCACGACAACGGCATGCTGCATTGCGATAAGAAAGCAATTGGTAGAATTATTGAACATAGCTCTCGAAGAGCTGGGGATTGCAGCAAGCTATCACTGCATTCTGCGCATATTGCCAATTTACTGCGTGAGTCTAATTATGTGGCGTCGGCTGCGAACTCAAACCTTATCCGAGTCAGTCATGTTGAGCAGGCTTTGGCGAATCAGGAGATGCGTGTTGGTCGTCTAAAAGATGGTGTCATGGAGAGTTATAGTAACGGCACCACATTAATAAAAACCGAAGGCGAATCGGTGGGTACGGTTAATGCGCTATCTGTGTTGAGCACTAATGAGTATATGTTCGGAGCGCCTAATCGTATTACTGCATCGACCTCTTACGGAGATGGTGACGTGATAGATATCGAGCGCAATGTTGACCTAGGGGGGAGCATCCACTCAAAAGGTGTGCTGATTCTGTCGGCCTATCTGGCATCTGTGTTTGGTCGCACGGCAAGAGTCCCGCTTACCACCCACATCACCTTTGAACAATCTTATGGTGGTGTTGATGGTGACAGTGCAACCATGGCGGAAGTGTGTGCGATTGTTTCTGCTTTTTCACGCCTGCCCAATAGGCAGGATATCGCCATCACTGGTTCAATGAATCAGTTTGGTGAGGCGCAACCGATTGGTGGTGTAAACGAGAAAATAGAAGGCTTCTTCGACGTGTGTGCAATCAAAGGGCGCAATAACCAGCAGGGTGTTGTGATCCCTAAATCCAATGTTCATAACCTGATGTTAAGACAAGATATTGTCAAAGCGGTGGAAAAGGGCGAGTTCCATATTTGGGCGATTGAACACGTCAGTGAAGCGATTGAATTGTTTACTGGTAAAACTGTCGGGGAGCCTGAATTGGATGGTAGCTACCCTGTAGACTCAGTGTTTGGAATTGCGCAAGCTAAGCTAAACGCACTCAAGAGTTAA
- a CDS encoding lipocalin family protein, with translation MRKIVLVIAMFVLSGCLGMPKGVTPVDEFELENYLGTWYEIARLDHSFEEGLSKVTAEYRLKDDGGVQVINRGFNAQDNEWSQAEGKAYFVNAPDEGYLKVSFFGPFYGSYVVFELDKQQYQYAFVSGPNNDYLWLLARKPTVSSEIRERFVEMSKQRGFDTKALIFVDHD, from the coding sequence ATGCGTAAGATAGTGTTGGTTATTGCAATGTTTGTCCTGTCAGGTTGTTTAGGCATGCCAAAAGGAGTGACTCCAGTTGATGAGTTTGAACTCGAAAACTATCTAGGAACTTGGTATGAAATTGCCCGACTAGACCACTCTTTTGAAGAAGGACTGAGCAAGGTAACGGCTGAATACCGACTTAAAGATGATGGCGGTGTGCAGGTGATAAACCGAGGGTTTAACGCACAAGATAACGAGTGGAGCCAAGCAGAGGGCAAAGCGTATTTTGTTAACGCACCTGATGAAGGGTATTTAAAGGTTTCTTTCTTTGGTCCGTTTTACGGATCCTACGTGGTATTTGAACTAGACAAGCAGCAATATCAATATGCTTTTGTCTCTGGTCCAAACAATGACTACCTGTGGCTACTTGCTCGTAAGCCCACAGTGTCTTCTGAAATCAGGGAAAGGTTCGTAGAAATGTCTAAACAGCGTGGATTTGATACCAAAGCGCTGATTTTTGTCGATCATGACTAA
- a CDS encoding MazG nucleotide pyrophosphohydrolase domain-containing protein, whose amino-acid sequence MPTLKPSPTLSDLQTYVSELEVERGFAQQGPQDKCLLLGEEIGELFKAVRKSQGIAIDPSSKVGEIGDELADIFIYVCSIANRYDIDLEQAFLNKEEKNKLRNWE is encoded by the coding sequence ATGCCGACGTTAAAACCTTCCCCGACACTCAGTGACTTGCAAACCTATGTGAGTGAATTAGAAGTAGAACGAGGTTTTGCACAGCAAGGCCCTCAAGACAAGTGTTTGTTACTTGGTGAAGAAATTGGCGAGCTATTTAAAGCCGTGCGTAAATCGCAAGGTATTGCTATTGATCCAAGCTCTAAAGTAGGTGAGATCGGTGATGAACTGGCGGACATCTTCATATACGTTTGCTCAATCGCAAATCGTTACGACATCGATTTAGAGCAGGCATTCTTGAACAAAGAAGAGAAAAACAAACTAAGAAACTGGGAATAA
- a CDS encoding pyrimidine/purine nucleoside phosphorylase, which translates to MIKENTYFEGGVKSLGFTQADNDLSVGVMAAGEYTFGTQAPEKMTVVKGELVVRLAGQEEWVSYPSGSSFDVSGDSSFDLKVAEPTAYLCEYL; encoded by the coding sequence ATGATTAAGGAAAATACCTATTTTGAAGGCGGCGTGAAATCTTTGGGCTTTACCCAAGCAGACAATGACCTTAGCGTTGGTGTGATGGCAGCTGGTGAGTATACCTTTGGTACTCAAGCGCCAGAAAAAATGACGGTAGTGAAAGGTGAACTTGTAGTTCGCTTAGCAGGTCAAGAAGAGTGGGTAAGCTACCCAAGTGGTTCTTCGTTTGATGTGTCAGGTGATTCTTCATTTGATCTTAAGGTTGCAGAGCCAACCGCATACCTATGTGAGTATTTGTAG
- the cutA gene encoding divalent cation tolerance protein CutA has translation MEYKLEIYCPASSVIPLRDALNEVGAGVVGHYDSVMSVIQIQGFWRPTDGANPVTGEKNVINSGEEVRLDVRCHESLVKQAIAAIRQVHPYEEPAINIVPLANHHFGL, from the coding sequence ATGGAATACAAACTAGAAATATACTGTCCCGCTTCTTCAGTGATACCGTTGCGAGATGCCCTTAATGAGGTTGGTGCAGGCGTGGTTGGTCACTACGATAGCGTCATGTCAGTGATACAGATCCAAGGCTTTTGGCGGCCAACTGATGGTGCAAATCCAGTCACTGGCGAAAAGAATGTCATCAATAGTGGTGAAGAGGTTCGCCTTGATGTTCGCTGTCACGAATCTCTGGTCAAGCAGGCTATCGCCGCAATTCGGCAGGTTCATCCTTATGAGGAGCCCGCTATCAATATCGTTCCATTAGCCAATCATCACTTTGGATTGTAA
- a CDS encoding VOC family protein has translation MITSINHITLTVSCLHTSLAFYSDLLGFKPRVKWKNGAYLTSGDVWLCLTLGKPEPANDYSHIALIVNEEKLHKFNVDLCESSVRQWQENSSEGCSIYLLDPDDHKLELHVGDINTRLLALKNEPYENLEWL, from the coding sequence ATGATCACGAGCATAAACCACATTACTTTAACGGTAAGCTGTCTTCATACTTCACTAGCGTTTTACTCGGATTTACTTGGCTTTAAACCACGAGTGAAGTGGAAAAACGGAGCGTACCTCACCTCTGGAGACGTATGGTTATGCCTTACGTTAGGAAAACCTGAGCCAGCGAACGACTATAGTCACATAGCATTGATAGTTAATGAAGAAAAGCTTCATAAGTTTAATGTAGATCTATGCGAAAGCTCGGTTAGGCAATGGCAAGAGAATAGCAGCGAAGGCTGCTCTATCTACTTACTAGACCCTGATGACCATAAATTGGAGCTGCATGTTGGCGATATCAATACACGTCTTCTTGCCCTGAAAAATGAACCTTATGAAAACTTAGAGTGGTTATAG
- the pyrE gene encoding orotate phosphoribosyltransferase: MERQQLAKEIYRISNIRGQFTLRSGEAATEYFDKYLFEANPQILSAIAEHLSKLLPNQFEQLAGLEMGGIPIATALSLTTLKPVLFVRKEAKTYGTCKLAEGGEIEGKQLVIVEDVVTSGGAIIDAVTELRKRGAIVEHVVCVIDREGSGRTNLEALGLEFTPLFTKSELEIAK; the protein is encoded by the coding sequence ATGGAAAGGCAACAATTAGCAAAAGAGATATACCGAATTTCTAATATTCGTGGCCAATTCACACTCCGTTCTGGTGAAGCAGCAACAGAATACTTCGATAAATACTTGTTCGAAGCGAATCCCCAAATATTGTCAGCAATCGCTGAACACTTATCTAAGTTACTCCCCAACCAGTTTGAACAACTAGCTGGGCTTGAGATGGGCGGAATACCCATTGCGACTGCATTATCACTAACGACATTGAAACCTGTACTATTTGTTCGTAAAGAAGCCAAAACCTATGGTACTTGTAAACTTGCCGAAGGCGGCGAGATCGAGGGTAAACAGTTAGTCATTGTCGAGGACGTCGTAACTTCTGGTGGTGCAATCATCGACGCTGTAACTGAGCTACGAAAGCGTGGTGCTATTGTAGAGCATGTAGTCTGTGTTATTGACCGAGAAGGGTCAGGCAGAACTAACCTCGAAGCTCTTGGTCTTGAGTTTACACCGTTATTTACTAAATCAGAGCTTGAGATAGCAAAATAA
- a CDS encoding pirin family protein, which yields MMTTRNIEQLIKSHATSDGAGVAIQRVAGFNNKKFSPFLMLDELYAESKEGYIGGFPPHPHRGIETLTYMRQGHFQHKDHMGNVGELRSGGAQWMAAGRGVIHSEMPMMEDGAMHGFQLWINQPAKNKMQPAEYMNLPMEELTHVQNEQLGELSVIAGSADLGRETVVGPLDKTGVPLSVMDWRAHQGQSIQLNTATSDQVLVYVYAGSIESNGQAIERGTMALFSLGEALELSASVHSGALILVGQPINEPVVHYGPFVMNTMEEIEQTIEEYQKGLFETY from the coding sequence ATTATGACCACAAGAAATATTGAACAATTGATCAAGTCTCATGCGACATCCGATGGCGCAGGAGTGGCAATTCAGCGAGTTGCAGGGTTCAACAACAAGAAGTTTTCGCCATTTTTGATGCTCGATGAACTCTATGCCGAGAGCAAAGAAGGTTATATCGGTGGGTTTCCACCCCACCCTCATCGCGGCATCGAGACACTTACCTACATGCGCCAAGGTCACTTTCAACACAAAGACCATATGGGTAATGTTGGCGAGTTGCGTAGTGGCGGTGCGCAATGGATGGCGGCTGGTCGAGGCGTGATCCACAGTGAAATGCCAATGATGGAAGATGGCGCTATGCACGGATTTCAACTTTGGATTAACCAACCGGCAAAGAACAAGATGCAGCCAGCGGAATATATGAACTTACCTATGGAAGAATTAACTCATGTACAAAATGAGCAGCTTGGTGAACTATCGGTAATCGCTGGGAGCGCTGACCTTGGTCGAGAAACCGTTGTTGGTCCATTAGACAAGACGGGAGTTCCACTTTCAGTGATGGATTGGCGTGCACATCAGGGACAAAGCATTCAACTCAACACAGCAACCAGTGATCAAGTGCTAGTGTATGTCTATGCAGGCAGCATTGAATCAAATGGTCAAGCAATCGAACGAGGGACGATGGCGCTGTTTAGCTTAGGCGAAGCTCTGGAGTTATCTGCAAGTGTTCACAGCGGCGCATTGATCTTAGTTGGACAGCCAATCAATGAGCCAGTTGTTCACTATGGACCATTTGTGATGAACACGATGGAAGAAATTGAACAAACCATTGAAGAATATCAGAAAGGGCTGTTTGAAACCTACTAG
- a CDS encoding AAA family ATPase, with protein sequence MSQVIILNGASSSGKSSIAVELQKLLSVPYMHLGIDHFISMMPANQNVLDKINLISEGFYWTTNNEGLPRISSGEYGKQVNAVFHSTVRHLAQSGINLIVDDVMDGSREQALWGEMLTGINHLYVQVQCDVAELEQREAKRSDRMKGSAREQAMRVHSGVQYDFSVNTQDKSSAYCARQIMDFICR encoded by the coding sequence ATGTCACAAGTGATCATTCTCAATGGAGCAAGCAGCTCGGGTAAAAGTTCAATTGCCGTCGAATTGCAAAAGTTACTATCCGTTCCATATATGCACTTAGGCATTGATCACTTCATCTCCATGATGCCTGCCAACCAGAATGTTTTAGATAAAATAAATTTAATCTCAGAAGGTTTCTATTGGACCACCAATAACGAAGGTTTGCCTCGCATTTCCAGCGGTGAATACGGCAAGCAGGTGAATGCGGTATTTCACAGCACAGTTAGGCACCTTGCGCAAAGCGGTATCAATCTTATTGTTGATGACGTGATGGATGGCTCTAGAGAGCAGGCGCTTTGGGGAGAAATGCTTACTGGCATTAATCACCTGTATGTCCAAGTTCAATGTGATGTTGCAGAGTTGGAACAAAGAGAAGCGAAACGCTCAGACCGCATGAAGGGATCTGCAAGGGAACAAGCGATGCGGGTTCATAGCGGCGTTCAATACGACTTTTCAGTCAATACTCAGGACAAAT